Within Urocitellus parryii isolate mUroPar1 chromosome 10, mUroPar1.hap1, whole genome shotgun sequence, the genomic segment TTGACCTCTGCTTCTATCAAGGCTCAGTCAAATGAAGAACACTGCAGGGCGGTGGGACCAGCCAGCAAATGGAAATACCCAGAGTGACTCCAACTGATTTCAGCAACACGGAGCAGGGAGACATGTGTGTATTGGGTCTTCTCCTCCTATCTCTGTTTTCAGTTTCCCTGCCCCACACCCGCACCCACCAGGCACCCACCATTCACACCACAGTCTTCGAAGCAACCCTGTCCAAACTCCACTCCTGCTCTGTCCTGGGGTAAGAACTGCACTCATACTTCAAGTTCAAAAATGGTTAAACTCGGCCATTAGCATGTTAGAAGATCTGGGCAGAAAGTGTCACGTCAAAGGAATAAATCTCCAAATGTCAGGTTTTCAGATCAATGAGACAAAACACACTGAAGAATGGGGCATGACATTCGGgtgagaccattttttttttctttgctggaaCTATCCTGTGCGTGCAGTAGGTTCAACCGCACTCTGGTAGCTCTACCCACCGTCCAGGGGCACCCTTCCAGGTTACAGCAACTACAGACTTCTCCAAGCATTGCTGAATGTACCCTGGGGGGCAAAATCATCACCCCACCATCGCCACGCCCCATTCAAGAACCACAGTTAAAGTGCAAATGAAAAGCCAAGCCACAGTTGGGAAGAAAACCTTGATGGCTGTTTTCCCAAGGGTAATAATGTGGTATGCAGTTCAGAGCTGCCCCTACTCACAGTGTGTATGTCCTTTTACTGTAAAGAAAAGagcttcaggggctggggctggggctcaagcggtagcgtgctcgcctggcatgcgtgcagcccgggttcagtcctcagcaccacaaacaaacaaagatgttgtgtccaccaaaaactaaatatatatatatatatatatatatatatatatatatatatatatatttctctctctttctcttaaaaaaaaaagaaagaaaagagcttcaaagaaaaaacaatgcaGCAGAGTATCCAAAATACTCTAGATGATAAGAGTATTAAAAAGagtatcgggctggggatgtggctcaagcgatagcttgcttgcctagcatgcggggggctctgggtttgattctcagcaccacataaaaataaagtaaagatgttgtgtccgccgagaactaaaaaagtaaatactgaaaaattatctctctctctctcaaaaaaaaaaaaaagaaaaaaagagtatcaAGTGAAGCCCCAATTATGAACCTAATCTGAGGAATTCTACTGTTCTTTAATCATGAAACATGCTTCTTAAGCAACAGAtactagaaaagaataaaactgagACACCTTTGCCCATCAACTGAGCCAGCCCAACAACTTCAGAGCAAGCTTAAAACAAAGGTAACTGGTTGCTCAAGTAAACGGAACAGAGCAGTGCTAACCCCTATTTGAAGTGACAAGCAGCTTCAGTTTTACTGAATAGTGGTTCAGCTGTTTAAAATATGGTAGGCccgaaaaaaaaaattgatgaccTTCATCTTCTACTGGTTGCTATTTTGGAAGCAATAAATACCCAGCTAATACTAATTTATAGTTTCATAGAAGCAAGAGATTCTGGTGTGCTGTTGCACAGTAGCGATGCAGTAGTAATGAGAGAAGACAGCAATGTGTTGCCCATTTCACAAAGCTATAAGAGAGGATTTTCGaaatttttaccataaagaaatggcaGGTGTTTGAGAGGTAGAAATGTTTgacttgatttaaacattacacaatttTTATTGCACATATACTGAAACATCATGCCACCACAATTTTGGTTTTTTATGAGTTTAAAAACTTAAGTATAAAGAAAAGACAGCAAATCTACAAGTGCTTTTCCCATTCCTGTTTGATGGTcatgtttctcttcttccttcccctccttcctgagCATCTCAAGATAaaggcagggctgctgggcaaGGGAGCTGGGGAACTTGCTGCTCTTTTCTGGAACCCATAAAGGAAGGAGTGCCGGGACCAGAGCTTTGAAACAGATGTCTTACCTATTTGCAGAGGGCTGTTTAAAACTGATTCcagtctcttctctctcacttcaGATCCCAAGGGTTGTAAATTATGCCCTTTTCTTCCTACTTTCTCTTAGACCAGAGGCCCTCCAAGTTCCAGGCAGTGCCCAGGTCAGCACTGCCTGGAACTTAGTAATGAAGGTGTTCAACCCTCGCTCCAACATGGAATTCCCGGGGATGGGGTCCAGCAATGGCCTTATAGCAAACCCTCCTGGTGATTCCCTATGCACCCTAGAGTTCGACGACCACTGATCAGGCCAATGTTATTACTATAAGCACAAAAAGATCCTTTTCCCAGAGAGCAGAAGTGTAATTCTCATTTCATCCTCCAACCTAGGCAAGGGTAGATTAGCAGCACTCCAAGGAGAAGGACCTGCTCAGCGGTTAAGTACTGCTCAAGGTCCCAAAGATAACGACTTGGGGGTTACGCTAGGGCTGTGCACGTCTGTTCATGGTTGAATAAAAGGTCTGTCGCACTTATGAACAAAGTCCCGAATCGTTTTTATCTCTTTTCGCTCGGGCTCTTTCAACGTTCATCAGGAGGGAAAGAAACCTGCGCGGGTCGGTACTGTGCCAGATGCCTCGCGTCTCACTGAGTGGGAATGTGACAGCAGGATGTGGGAAAGGTATTTTCCCAATGGAGCACACTTAATCCTGCCCTAGTCCCTCGGGTCTGGGACCCTGGGACCACCGCACGCACCCGAAAGGAGGCAGTCACTCGACGGGGACGCGGCCGGCTCCCCCGCGGGATCTCCTCTCCGCCTACGGCATCGCGACGCCACCAGGGGCCCGCGAGGGGAGGGGCGCCCCCGCTCGGCGCAGGGGGACCGTCCACTCGGGGAGCCCGCAGCCCGGCAGCTCGGAAAGAGGCCACCGACCCAGTAGGCGGGAGAGGAGCGGGCGCGGGGCGGGGGCAGGGAGGGCGCCTGGACGGGGACGGGGACAGGGGCGGGACGGCACTCACTGTGGGGGTCGCTCTTCTCCCGGACCCCGTCCACTCGGCCGTCTGGGTGGATGCGCAGGAAGAAGCCTCCGTTTTTGCAGTAGAGCCGCTTGGGGTCCTTGAAGTGGCCGGGCGGGAAGGCGCCGCCGCCGACGTCCTCGGGCAGTGCGGGCAGCGTGGTGATGCTGCCGGCTGCCATGGCCCCGCCGGGGTCCCTCCGGGCCGCCCGGGCCGCCGGAGCCGCCGGAGCCGCCGCGCCCCGGGCCCGGCCCCGGCCCCCGACCCGCTCGGCCCCCCGGCCGCGGCCCCCCAGCCTCCCGTCCGGCGACGCGCGGCCGCGGGCCCCCAGCCTCGGGCCGCCGCGCTGTCCCGCTGGGTCGACGCCGCCAACGCCGCCCCGCAGCCGCCGTGGGCCCCAGTGCGCCGCCCGCCCCCGCGCACGCCCAGGCGCCCGCCCCCGCGCACGCCCCCTGGCTCGGCTCGGGGCGGCTCCGGGCGCGCGGACACGCAGGCGCGCGACCCGCCCGGCCCCCGCCCGCGCAGAGGGGCCCCGCCGCGACTCCGCACCGCCCAGCGCGCGGCTGGACGCCCGACCTCCGTGCGCCCGGCCCCTGGGCGCGGGTTGCCCGCTGGGTTTCAAAGCAAAGCAGCCTCTTCCAGCCAAGAGGGAGAAGGGTGGGCAGCGGGGAGCCGCCCCCGACACGCGGGATGAAATGCTCAACTAACGCGGGAGACAGAAAGGCCAGATAAGGGGGCCCCCCGAGCTGCCCAGAGGGAAGGTgcctttctgttctgttttgttttaattagttacactaATTAATGACCTTGGTAcgatgaccttgacatatcatgcGTTTGAGTCAGATGGGGTATAGTATCTCGTTTTTCTGAGgcacaggttgcagaatcacattggtcctGCAGTCAGTATAggcacacagtaataataatggcagtttcattctgctgtccttcctatctccccatgccctcccctctcctcccatcacttctctttaCCCACCGTTAGCTTCAGTGGAAGTGGTAACATGAGGATGGACCCTCGTCTCCACAGCAGAGTGTCAGTGTCTTAACCCGGGCTGCCATTTGCCCTGGCTAAAGTGTTAGGCAtttcttggagacagcatatttcCTGAAGATCCCAAACTACAAAACTGAAGTTCGTTGCGTGTGGTGGTTTTCAGTAGCAAATAATGGGTTCTGACACGCAAGTCACAAAATGCAGAACACTTACAGGTATGGAGTGCCACCACATGCAAAGCATTGGCAGTGGCTTTGGGCAGAGGCAAATCAGATGGAATCTTCCCCAGGCACACCCAAGGGGGTAAGACAGGGCATCAGGAAGCCAGCAGGAAGCCAGCAGGAAGCACCAAGGCTGCCATGCAAGATCCAGCACTGTGGCTGCCACACAGCTTTCCCAGAAGTGGGGGATTTGGTGAAGCCTCTAGAAGAAGGTGCCAATATTTGTTCCTGTGGAGGAACAAGTGTCAGGGACTATGCACGACCACCCCTCTATAATGCAGATGATgagtttgggtttttaaaaaactttttttgtagttgtagatggaaagaatgcctttattttatttgtttatttttatgtggtgctgagcatggaacccatgcaagctaggcaagcgctctgccactgagctacagccccagcccaatgaGTTGGATTTTAAGTAGAtctttttacaatgaaaacaatgtATTCACTCACTGATACAAACAAGTCTATTGAGGGTCTGCATACTGCCACTAAGTCCTCAGGACACAGCAGGGTGTAGGTCAGAAAGATCCATGCTCCAAAGGCACTTGGGTCTCACGGTGGGACAGAGACTGAGAACcattagaaagaaggaaagaaagaaaggaaggaaggaaggaaggaaggaaggaaggaaggaaggaaggaaggaaggaaggaaggaaggagaaagaaagaaagaaagaaagaaagaaaggaaagaaagaaagaaagaaagaaagaaagaaagaaagaaagaaagaaagaagttacaATTGTAGATAATGATAGTGATAGGGAATTGCTAGTTGTTTCCATAAATATAAATGATTCTCCCACCCCCAAATGAtcactattaacattttaatattttcattctaatatGCATGTGGGAGTCTACAAAGTAAACGAGATCCTATTATATAGTTTTGCAACCTACTTCTTTCAATTAAGAGAATATTGCAACCACTTTCCAGTTATTATCCTAACATTATGCATGTTAGCTCATCATTAGTCATTTAGCTTAtctcacattttctcattttaatcaaGGATATAATGAACACCCAGATTACTAAATCTTTCTGTACATccatgattatttcttttttttttttaagagagagagagagagagagagattttaatatttattagttctcggcggacacaacatctttgttggtatgtggtgctgaggatcgaacccgggcggcacacatgccaggcaagcgcgctacggcttgagccacatccccagccccccatgattatttctttagaataaatttctGGCACTAAAACTTGACTCAACTGatattaaaatcttaaaactgaTCCTGAGACTTgagagcctgaagcaggaggatgggaatttcgaggccagcctgggcaacttaatgagaccatctcaaaataacaatacagaactggggctgtggctccgcagtagagggcttgcctggcgTTCATGAaaccctggtttccatccccagcaccgcaaacaaacaaacaaatagaaaacaagtcACAACACTTTTAGGCCTTGATACAGCTTTTTAAAGTACCCTCTCCAATGCTAGAGATATTTAACCTCTCTTGGGCAGCTCTTGAGGTCTCTGTTCACCTCATcctttacagaagaaaaatttgatttttgttttaatatgaatttctttcttcttaaagatCAAGTCCACATACCATCAATTCACCATTTTGAAAGGCAGCAGTCCGTGGTTTTCAGTATGTGCCCTCACCTCTGTCTCCCTCCGGACCCTGTCACCCCACACAGCCATCCCACATTAGCAGTCGCCCATTGCCCTTTCTCCACCCTGGCAGCCTCTCCTCTGCTGTCTCTGGATTTGCCTGTCCTGGAGAGCTTGCCTCCTGGGAGTCCTACCCGGTGCCCGTCTGTCAGCTTCCGTCCCTCAGTCACCTTCCGTCCAGAGTCACCCCTCCTGGCAGGTACCCACACTGCACTTTTGTCTCTCAGTCCTAGCGTTTGCCTCTGTTTTCCACTTATGAAGACAggtgcaggcctgtgatcccagtgccTTGAGAGGTggagggccagcctcagcaacttagtgagatcctatctcaaaataaaaaataaagaggacttaaaaaataaaggggtgcagctcagtggtagagtgcccctgggttcagtcccagcacAACAACTTTGAGGAACCTCTACGCTTATTTCCAGAGTAGCTGTACCAATTTATATCCCTgccaacagtgtataagagttccttcccctatatccttgccagcatttattgttatttatattctttctatttcatttttttatatatatattggtgccagggattgaatttcaaggatgcttaaccactgagccacatcctcatccctttttatttattttttattttgagacagggactcactaagttactcaCAGCTTCgataacttgctgaggctggcttagaagctgtgatcctcctgcctcagcctcctgagctgctgggattacaggcgtaagCCACATGCCCTGCTGTTATTTGTATCTTGaggactgccattctgactgggtaAGAGGGAATCTCAGTATAGCTCTGATTTGTGAAATCTCATGTTTTGATTGCTCTCTGCTAGTGGATACAAATGCAGCTGTTGTTATGTTGTTATTATATTCTGCAACTTTGTTGAATTTACTGTAAGTCCTAacaggtgttttgtttgtttgtttggttggttggttcttTCTCTATATAAGATCAAGGTATATTCAAATAGAGGTTTACTCTTCCCCCTGCTCTCTGGtgactgatttcatttcttgcctaattgttctcaGAGAGGTGACACTTCAGTGTTAAACAGGAATGGTGTCTTAGAAGGAAAGCTTTGGTTTCTCTCCATTTTAGGGATGGTTTTCACTGCAGGATTTTCAGGTGCCCTTTGAAACAACTGAGGAAGTTCCTTTCTGTTTCAAGTTTGTGagctgggtttttgttgttgtttttgttgttgttgttgtattggggatcgaatccaggggcactctaccactgagccacatcctcagccaattttatgttttctaaagatgttgatggacctctattttactcattcatttatatgtggtgctgagaatcaaacccagtgcctcacacactctaggcaagccctctaccactgagccacaatcccaggtcCTTACCTTTTATTGAAAGACAAACttaggttctccctaagttgttgagtctgTCCCCAAACTGGtgctcctcctggctcagcctcctgaatcactgggattataggcaagtgtcactgtgcccaggtgactgtttattttattttttaaatctcaggagTATGGGGGGGATCTTCTCAAatgctttttgaaatttatattgaaatgatcatatagTTTTC encodes:
- the LOC144257245 gene encoding fibroblast growth factor 2-like encodes the protein MAAGSITTLPALPEDVGGGAFPPGHFKDPKRLYCKNGGFFLRIHPDGRVDGVREKSDPHIKLQLQAEDRGVVSIKGVCANRYLAMKEDGRLLASV